CACTGGATTGGATGCTATGTACGTACCAACTTctctatcttcttcttcttacttTTTTACTTTCTTCCTTTTCCTTCTCTTTACATTTTACATGTGGATCTACATATTTTCATTTAGATtaggaataaaagaaaaacaaacctcaATTTTGGGTTTCTATTTCCAGGGCTCAGTGTTTATTTACCATGGGGGAACTCATTTTTCTTGGTTGAAACTTTAGCTGCTCTATTTATCTCCCTTCATCTGCATATATATAAGTATGTCAAATGGGTTTTCTTTTGCTCTTCTGGTTTCTCCTTAAGTTTTCCACATCTTTTACTTCTgattttcatttttcaattcTTCAACTGCTTTTCATGTGTTTAATAGAAACATACAACAAATGGAGTTTTCTTCATTATTCTCTCATCTGATATCTGACAACTGTGTAACTATGTTAGGATAGTCACATCACATAAACAAGCACTTTTACTCGAGACATTTGCATTGGAAGGAATATCATAATTGTAAAGGACTTTGTCTTCAAGATTTGGTGCATTCATGGCTTCAAATTGCTTTCAACAATGTCTATTTTCCGGAGATCAACCTCTTGATCTAGTTTCTTCTTATAGACTTTAACTAAAAATACTACTTGTTCTCTCTATTTTCTTCTCCCTTCTCTTCTCTTTTCTAATGTGACTTCATTCCTTTCTGCCATATTCGTCAAGTAAATTTCAACTTCTCTTCAAGCACCATGCTATTCCTATTTGCATTTCAGTGAAAATTGAGTTGTATTTGGAATTTTCCTTGCAGGTGAAGATCATCTTTGTTCCAAGGAGTAGTATAGACTGGTGCGATCAGGATAACATTCAATCTCTCTAGGATGCAAACAACATAAATTCAATTTCAGTATGAAACCATTCGTTGATCTTGAAGTGGAAGCCTCCTCTGAAAATGATTCTGAGGTTAGCAGCCAAGTTGCTTCCAACTTATCCATCCATGGAAGTTCAGCGTCCAATCTGACAAATATAGCTGCTCAATCCAGTTCAGAACAGGTTTCGCTTGACTTAACACTTGGCTTCAATAACGATGGATTAGGGGCAAGACACTCGATAGGATTCTCATTGTCAAGTACTAGCGAGAGTAGTAACGAGCCTGCCTCGAATACTCCTGCAACAGCAGCAGCCATCCCTCGAGTTTTTTCCTGCAATTACTGCCAGAGAAAATTCTTCAGTTCACAGGCACTTGGTGGTCATCAAAATGCACATAAGAGAGAAAGAACACTGGCGAAACGGGCAATGAGGATGGGTATTTTTGCAGAGAAATATGTAAGCCTATCATCTTTGCCTTTGCATGGATCAACATTTCGATCTTTGGGTATCAAAGCACACTCTTCAGGACATCAATACTTTTCAGCTCCAGTTAGGCCACAAGAGGTTAGAAATGGTGCAAGATTTGATCAAGGATATCATGTTCTGCCGCCAATTTTCGTGGAGGATGATGAGGCAGAGCTTTTATGGCCAGGTAGTTTCCGGGGGGTAGCTGAGGCAGATGAAACCCATCAAAGTTTTGTACTCACAGGAAATTCAAATAGGAATTTTTTGGAGGCAACTCCTCCTGCTGAATTGGATAATTCTACACCAGATCTCACATTGAAACTTTAAGTTTGCTATATAACCATTCTCCTTCTGTATAGCAAGATGATTGAACTGTGGCTCAGCTTATAAGTACTTTGTCATTGTGATGTATAACTTAATTTGGTGTATAAGAGCTTCACATGGAACATTCTTTTGGAGCTTCATGCTTGATTTCATTTATAAGATGGATTTTGATTTTCTCTAACTGTAACTACTACAACTCATCATTAGTCTGTTTTGATCATATTTTACTATCATTATTCATTGCTGCTGTCTTATATACATCAACATGCCAAATTGGAAGAATTCTTACCAAAAGTTTTGCTGCAGGATTACAGATTTTTCAAGTTGAAGAGGAGAGAATCGAgagatcaagaatgagttggAATCTTAGTGGTTGTTTCCAAATTATGGATGGATGACCATATTTTCCTCAGTGTGGCACATAATCTGCAATCCTTAACTCTCTCAAGATGTTAAATGATAATAATGAACATAAAAGTTATGAATTGGAATATGCATCAAAACTTtacattatatatatgttgcttAATTCTAAATCTGAAGCACTACAATTGTTATAGAATCATACGACTTGGTGCACAAGGTAGAACCTATTTGACAATCTTAGGTGCTCTTAGCTGCGGTTTTTTACCCTTAACCTGCAGTCTAATACGCCCTGCATTAGGCAGCTTAACACCTCGGCGGCCGCCATGAAACAATTGCCACCAATGCCTATTATCATGATGACTCCGAATTCTTCCTTTGGCTACCTTTGATTTCTTGGATTGCTTAACATGCCTCGCCATTCCTTTCACAAGTGCCTGGAATTGTCCTACCTGTTTTTTGTTCACAGGCAAGGTTTTCAATTTTCTAACTGCCTGTTTTTCACACATCCTCTCTTTATCTTTGTGGTGAAAAATGTTGCCCAAGTGTTTCCACATTGAACTTCTATGATCCTTAGCGTTATTAGTCTCATTTTCTCCATGATTATGGTGGTGGTGATGGTGGTGATGATGAAAgatgagttctagcttgttcttcaaCCTCCTTAGTCGTCCAGTTGCCTTATCAGGATTTTTCCTGTGCATTTTTCTACTTGAACCACCTGTGTTTCTGTAACTTTGTGAACTAGTAACAGAAGAGTCACTTGTACTTTCCTCAGGACTAGTTTCAGGTGTTGTGTGACTTGTTTCGGTTTCTGGCTGACTTGTGGAGCTGTAGGAAGAGGTAGGGCTCGAAACAGCTGACTGCACATCGGATCCTTGCAAGCTAGAGCTCGACACATCTGATTCTTGTTGATAAGGAATTGTCATCTTCTGCTGCTGTCTAACATGAGGCTTTTTAGCGAAAGACTCGTCTAGCAGCATTGGCTCCATCAGATTTTGATTATGACTATTTGCTGTAGAAGCACAATCTAATCGGGATTGCATAGATGGTCTGCGTTTCACCAACATGCCAAGGTTTTTATCTGGCAGAGTCAATGAATCATTTCTAGAGGTCTTAGGACTCGGGTCTGCAGTGTTCATGCCATGATGATCTCGAATTGAAGGAATGCGTAATCCATGAACATAATGGTATCCAGGAGATTCATTCCTCTGTGCTGGAACTAGGAAATTCGGACTATTCTCCGCCCAATTTCTTGTACTAGTAGCAGTAGCAGTAGCAGCAGCTTCTTCTAGTGATTCCAGTTTAATTGGATTGGAGATATCAGAAGAAAGCTGCAAAGACAAGATGGTAGATTCAATAAGTTTGATTGAATTGGACACTTGTTTTGAGAAATCACAGGAGGATTCGTCTTTGGTCTGCCTCTTGGATTGCTGACAAACTCGGCAGCGTTTCTTTGTGTTCTGCTCTGAAACTGAAACTGAAACTGAATGTGGTGAGAAGGGTTTCCTAATTGATGATTGCTCTTCCAGTATGCGTGAATTGTGCATATAAACATTAGAGTGAATTGAATTACAAGAATTGCTTGACATGGATCGTCCTGTGGATATAATCTGTGACCATTATAAACCATTAACACAAATCAGTGAAGAATAACacttaattgattaaaaataaataaatatcaaagATCAAACATCTTCAATTGCAAATTATTAAAACAcgagaaaaggaaaagaaaagaaaaccttGGATGTAGCGAGTAAGGCATTGTCTCGTGCAGAATCTAGCAGATTCTTGAAAAGAAGACGTGCTCCCTCGTCCATCTttgaattaacaaaaaaaatcaggATTAAATACAGAAATAATGAGAAGAAAAAGGGGGAAATTTGGAGTTGGGGCTTACATCATTGGCATTGGCACTGGTTTGGAGGATTCTGTATAATGATTTCAAGGACTGAAGATCTTTCTGCATTTCCATCCTCAACTACTGCAAACAAGTCCAGTCCAGGGAAGTTACGAAGATCAAATCAAGCAATTAGTAGAAATTTGACATGCATTCATCAAATCCCTTGCCaagaaaacagaaaaattaagaatttcTCTACGAATTTTCATGAATAGTTTGAATCGGAAGAGGGCGCAAAGGAGATGGAGGAAAAAGTTGGGATAACAAACGGGTAGAATTGAAGGGTCGCGTCCATTgttattagtattatttttcttttaacttGTATTACTCGTGAAACCTGgaatcatatatttttattaatttatagagatattaattaattaataaattattaattattaatttatcaaatatcatacaaaattcaattgaggatAAAACTGACAATGATTCGATACTTTTGGAACCAGTTacaaaaaataaagtaattatACCATCAACTACTCTTTACAATTGTTTTTATTACAATTTGACAACGGTACATCAGAACTTTTGAATGCATTGAGAATAGTTAGATAAAAGTCTAAGTTCTACCCGAAGCTTTTTCTAATTAAGTTGATCGAttgagaatagttagagatgcAATTCAACtatatttaaatttcaagaaaaaacgagaatagttagagatgaaattcaactggatttaaatttaaaaaaaaaacaaagtattatagagtcatattttactaaattatactaagtATGTATCTATATATACATGTCATAtgttttgagaaattattaatttatagagataataaaaaaatgtatttataaagggttgttccaaaaaattattatcttattaatttattaaaattgatcatttttttgaACATGTCCAAGTccgggaccagaagaaattattattttaaagagattattaatttatcgagtactAATTTATATTGTTTacaaggttttactgtatttaaaaaaaattattttgaggaaaaatatacaaaaatatcTCAATAGAGCAATTACCCCTTAAGTTATAAATGTGCAAttttttatccctaattttGAAAGTTGAACCGATTTTAAGTTATTAttaacatattttttaaaaaaattattattattataaatctCATTTCTCTACCTTACGCATACGTCATGTTATAACTCATTAGTATAACGTTTACTAGAACAAAATAGTTTTAAAAAGTTATATAGTGTTATGCATTAGATCAAAAACATGTGTCatacaatttattttttaacattttactATGTGGCATATATACCATATCAGAATATGACATGTATGTCATGGCCAATAGAAATACAACATCTGTCCcactgataaaaaaaattaaattcttatATATCTTATCCCTCTCCCAACACAGAACTACCCTCCCCTTTTAGACCGATCACCGCCGCCTCAGTCCTAAAATATCATGGCTATGATCGAAAAGCCTTCATCCAATGTTTGTTATTGTAAATTGATGGAGCAGACCTcaatttgtttttaattaatgAACAAGATAAAAGCtgatgattaattaatttatataaacaAGATACAATATGATGAACATTAGATTGGAAGGGTTAATGGAGTTTGATAGCAGCAAACATGGTAAGAAAGGATGCAGACAACTTTTCTGTCAGCCACATAAAAAATATTCCTTGAGATTTGGATCTCTTAGCCTCATAGTTGCTTATTTGTAATAGAAAGGGCTTTTGATTGAGTTTTGAATCTCAAAGGTACTCAATAATAGCAAGGTATCCGTTCCATCAATTTGTGGCATTGACCAGGAAGACGACTTTGCCATCGCACTAATGGTGGTCGGAAAAAAAAAGCCTAGGGATGGTCGTAAAGGCAATCGTTGATTTGTGCTTAATTGGTGAAAGGAAAACagagaaattaattatttatttcttaGGGCTATTCCATCACAGCCATGGTGTTCTATCGATTGAGGCGGTTGAAAAGGAAAAGTAATCCTGTATTGAGAGGAAGATAGCAAATATgagaatttaattaattattttttttattaataggaCTAATGTTCTATTTTTATTGGCCATGGCATACCACATCAGATTCTGATGTGGTATGCCTAGCACATAGTATAATTACTCTTCATCCAatacaaattattttaaattggtTGTTTGGTTATTAAAGAAAATGATAACTGTTTTTAGAATATACTCTGGCAAtagcttttatttatttttattttttatacacTTGAAAAATAACTGAAATCAACTACTATCTGAAATAGGTAAAATACGAGTGATTAAGATTAAAAGGCAGGCAGGTATTCATTTAGGATAAATTCTAGTAGCTATAGCAAGAAAGAACTAGTAACAATATATACAACCAAATCATGGTAAAGGGAAGCCTTCCTTTCCTGCTCAAAGACATGAATGTAAAACATATTGACTTTGTTGTAACTGTACAAGAAAACAGACATTCCTTTACTAAGGATTAGTTGACATCTGACGTTACCAAAACATCATTTTTTAAAACCAACTGCTGCTTCTCATCCAGTGAGTAGAATATTGAATTCAACAAACTCTTATTAGGGAACACCCTCCACATCCCTTTTATCAAATTCTTCATCCGCCTAATCGTATCTGCTTCACCTAATTCGCTTCCCCGACTAATAACCTGTtgtgttttgtttaattaatgcATTCACATCACCAAAATGCTAATTAAACAAGAAATATTACTTACCCCTATAAAAATAACAACTATTTTACCAATGTGTTCATACCTAGGCCCTAAAATTTCACCGTCCGACCTGAAAACTCAAATCAGTTTGGAAAATTTCAGCATGAGTAACTATAAATAACCCTAAGAGAAAAAAAGTAGTTACCTTTCAACCATTGTACACAGCTGCTTATGTAAAGCTTTGGCCTCAGTTAAATCAGTTTTGATTGGCAATAAGTTCAACCAGGTTGAAACAAACTGTCAAACATTACTTGAACAAATTAATAACAGACAAGCCTTGTAACAAATATATATCACACAGATAAATAAGGGATGAAGATTGTGTCTGCAAAGCAAAGGCTCAATTGTTTCTCTACTACATatatagcaaagaaaacaaGCAACGATAAAAAATGATGGAAAGAAAACCCTACCACTTGTTCATTTACCACCTCCCTGTGAAATTCATATATTTTTCCAAGAGCACCAACTGCAATGTCAGATGCCTTTATACTCTCCAAACAGGAGCGATCCGGATATGTAATCACTTTTTCCAGTTTTACAAGAACATCTGCATTTTGTCAAATATAAATTCGTGATTTCATCCTAAATAATATACATCATACTCTAACTTCAAAAGGATATTTTAGACTTCAAAATCAAGATACCTACCTGTAATAGAATCTCTGAATTTTAATCTGCCATGCTCAGCACAAATGGAAATTCCAAGAGTAGCTTCCTGAAACAGAAAAAACGAGGTCGAGTTTAGTTACACACACAACACAATACAAAAAGATGCAAACAAGGGGTTAGAAGTGGACCTTTCTAAGTTGTGAATTCTTGTCAGTGCAAACTTGTAATAGAAATGGAAGATAAAAGTCACAATGCCTGCCAAGAAAATGAGGTCATAATGCTTAGAGTCTCCAAGTTCATCTACTGATCAATGTCCACATGTATATTAGAAGGTGGATCCTACCTGAAACAAATTTCATATTCTTTTACCACACAATTGAAAATATGCAAGGCAATCGTCCTGCATCTCGTGCTTGTATTACTATCACTCTATTGACAAATGCAAAACAAGTTGAAGTCAAACAGGATCCTGTGATGTGATGTCATATTCTACGGAAGAAACACAAATAACATTCATGTTTTTCCTAGCTACCTAGCATATTCTTATTTGCAAATACAGACTTCTTTTGTACCTGGAGTAATTGCAGCAATTTCCACAAAACAATATCCATATCCATGTAAGTAGTTAAGAAATCTCGCGAGATGCTCTTTACAAAGAAAAACAATGCCGAGAGAAGTTCTTCCTGTTAAatagtaaacatctcaaatgtaaACCTTATCATAGGAAGACATAATATATAAGAAATTTGAATTACGTAATTGGGAACTCTGAACTGATCTAAATCCTCAATATATGTATTGTATGAAACTTCAAATGAGTTAATAACAGAAGATCACAAGCTATCATGCACAcacaaacacaaaaaaaaaatgaaaaacactaTGTACACTCCATAGTTTCAAAATACTCATACCCGCACTCTAGGATGTTGCTTTCTCGTAAGTGCATTAATAAACGCAGGCACAATCCTGGTATGATGAAGAATTTGAATTGCACCAACCATATCTGTAGGCATATGCATAAAATTAAAGGCTGCCCAACAAACCCGAGGGTGGTCATCTTGAAACGACGTCAAAAGCATATTCACAACTTGATTCAAATAGTCTCCCATCATTATCTGCAGAAATAAATGTAGAGATGAGCTTATTAAGAAGTTGTTCAGCTGAAATGTTAATGCTTCAATGATTTAAGCAGAATAAATTGTTAAATAAGTCTGTGTTCACGAAGTAAGTTAGTTGATGATCAAGAAATAACAGTACAAGGCAAGGCAAGGCACTCAAAGGAATTAAAAAGTCCTCtgtttccttttccttttccccTGGACAGTATGAATTGCAAATAAAGATGTGTCGGAGTTCTAAGTAATAAAAACATATAGATTTTTACCACTTCAGCTGAGCAATCCTTTGAAATAACACCAAGCAATGCAATTCCAGCGTGACGCATCTGCCAGCCTTTGCAATCCATGCAAACtggtaaaaatttaaaaacaattgGTAAAACATTCGTTTTACCTAAAACAATTGGCAGCTGGATCAGAAATTTGATTCCACAGTGATATGAGTGGGTCTTCCCCACATTATCAGTCTCCATATTTTCCATTCCATACCAAGCAATATCATCATGTATACCAATTAGCATTCTCATTGGGACACACAACAAATGCGCCATACATTCAGAAGGTAGAGACTGTAATGCTGATTCGCAATCTTTTGCTTCTAGCAAAACCATCAGGAGCTGAATTGCACAATTCTTTGTTTCATCTCTAACAGTTTCAGATTCTGCGATCTTAAGCACATTAAAAACTAAATTATGCACACAATCAGATTTTAAAAATTGAGGCTCTTCAGTTACGAAATTGAACAACACCGTTAGACCCTTTTGAGCACATTCCTCATTGTTCTCGTTCAAAAGATCATACACTCCAGAGAGTATTAGTAGAATCAAGTCATTCATTGGAAACAAGTACACCAATCCAATGACAGCCCCAAAAGCTGCAACCTTTACATCAACATTTTGCGAACTCAATGCCTGCAAAACTGCAGAGTGTAAAGTCTCCTTTCGGGGAGACAAAGGTTCAGAAATGAGCCTCCTGCAATCATTAGGAATATTAGCGAAAACCAACATGGCAGTTTCCTGAACCTTATGATTCtccaaagaaataaaagttaCTAAAAGTTCAAAAAGCTCTTCCCAATGATCTTGACCTTTATAAACTTGACCCACAAGGTCAGCTACAACCCCACTGACAATTCTCAAAACAGCCATAGAATCCTCCGTTTGAAGGCATTCAATAAATTGGGATTTCATGTTTCCTCGAAGACTAAGAGGTAACTTAGGCCACAAGTTTTGGACTTTGTCAAGCCTAAGGACATGGGCGGAATTGGCACGGGTGTCAATGTTTTCGGAAAATCTGAGAACGAAGATGAGCTTTGCAAAGAGGAGAATTGGGTGATGATCTTTACAACAGAGAAGAAGATTATTCGCTCTGGATCTTTTTTGTTCATTTGAACAAAACAAATCGCCGATAAGGGTTTCCATTTGTTTGATATCATTTGAGCTCAAAGCGTTGTATGCTTCAATTTGCGATTCATCTGAATACTCGGGAGGAGATTCCATTTGGGTTTTCCTCATTTTTCAGAATGTCTTCAAGATTACAGAATGTCACAATGCTAAACAAAGGGTTTTACGGCCGGGAAGACTAGTGAGGTTTAAGCTTAATTTAAGGGATTTTATAGTGCCCAAGAATTTAGGATGGGTCaaatctatatatttatttggaTCGGTAACCTAATTCTGAAAGCccacaaaaacaatttttttaaaattagctTTCAGTATTTTGTCTCTTCTGAttttattctaaaaaactttTTACATGATTAACATGTTTTTTAAAAGCATCTCAAACACTGACCTAAAATTTTAAATGCGGCGTGTATATagacttaaattttttttttggtagatgAAAATTTAGATAAGGGTAGATATAGACTTAATTAGAAAgcagtttttcttttattaaatttaatatgcTAAATATGGTATAGAAATAATGAATATAAatgaggaaaaaaaaaaagtctcaacttcaataatttaatatgtttcaatggtttaaaaaaaattctaaaaaactaTTTACTCAAATGGTTTTAAATTTTCTCAAATAGTTATATGCaacatattaattttttataatttatatacatttctACTTTTAAACatacaaattacaaaacaaaTCTTTATTAATCTCCTGTAATTTTCATAGATTTTGTTTACAAGTGGAGAATACCCCAAATATTTAttcaaattattaatatttaatagatattatttaatcaattattttgttaggatatagataattaaataaaaatataaaatataactaTAAGACGCATGAGACTGCTAATGAGGGTTGGTCCGAGTGGTAAGGCGTTGAACCTCTGCTTGACaggtttgaggttcgattccTCACTCCgtcaaaataataaatatcaATATTGTTAGAATCGAACCGAATTTATAACCCAACaaaagcaatttttttttttttaaattagcttTCGGTAGTTCActcctctatttttttttttttctaaaaaacttTTTACCAAACTGGctaatataaattaaacttttGCATGAATGACATGTTTTTGAAAAAGCGCGCCTCAAATATTGACTCAAAATTTTAGATGCAACGTGTATATAGACTCAATTGGAAGCAGTTTTTCTTtcattaaatttaatatgtCAAAAATGGTATAGAAATAATGaatataaatgataaaaaaaggtTTCAACTGCCATAATTTGATTTATTTCAATGgtttaaaaaaattctaaaaaattattGATTCAAACGGTTTTAAATTTTCTCAAATATTAATATACGCAAcagattaattttttataatttatatacatttctACTTTTACACATACAAATCACAAAAAATCTTTATTAATCTCCCGTAATTTTCATAGATTTTGTTTACAAGTGGAGAATATCCCAAATATTtattcaaattattattatttattgaattaataataaatagatATTAATagatattatttaattaattattttattaggatataaataattaaataaaaatataaaatataaaatgttaTAGGACGCATGAGACTCATAAAAAACAATGTTGTTAGAATCGAACCGAATTTATAATTGGGTCAGAAATCATTTGGTTCAACCAAATAATTCGGATTGATCGGACCAGATGATAtaacaatataaataaaaatatatatatatatatatatatatatatatatataagctaaGTAGAAACAAATTATTTACTATCTTAGCGGATAAAAttatggaaaaattacaaaactggatcAATTtggagacccatttacatatgTAAACCAATTACCCAACACATcatatatctagactatttatttGTGCATTTTTTAAAATACCCAAATCgtttcatcttcctctcttcctttctttcttatTGTGCGAACCGAAAACAtcctttcatcttcctctttcttctccccctctcggtttctttcttcttgtgcgaaTCGAAAACGTCATTCTCCATCTTcatgtttcttcttcctctcttggtttctttcttcttgtgtgAACTCGAAGGCACCATTTTCTTTGCAAAAACGATTTTTTTTTGCGTTTATCATATGTTTATTGTCGATTTCAATTGCAAAAGGCGGAAAAATATAAGTATCTACaatatttttgtgatttaagtgtttttagggttttgtatttttatgttatatgtTTGTACGATTTTAGTTTATAGTTTAGTTGTGCTTTTTCGTTTTTTAGCTATATTTTGCGAAATGGAGCTTAGAGATAGTTCAAAATGA
The DNA window shown above is from Euphorbia lathyris chromosome 1, ddEupLath1.1, whole genome shotgun sequence and carries:
- the LOC136210690 gene encoding zinc finger protein 4, producing MKPFVDLEVEASSENDSEVSSQVASNLSIHGSSASNLTNIAAQSSSEQVSLDLTLGFNNDGLGARHSIGFSLSSTSESSNEPASNTPATAAAIPRVFSCNYCQRKFFSSQALGGHQNAHKRERTLAKRAMRMGIFAEKYVSLSSLPLHGSTFRSLGIKAHSSGHQYFSAPVRPQEVRNGARFDQGYHVLPPIFVEDDEAELLWPGSFRGVAEADETHQSFVLTGNSNRNFLEATPPAELDNSTPDLTLKL
- the LOC136210708 gene encoding protein KOKOPELLI; protein product: MEMQKDLQSLKSLYRILQTSANANDMDEGARLLFKNLLDSARDNALLATSKIISTGRSMSSNSCNSIHSNVYMHNSRILEEQSSIRKPFSPHSVSVSVSEQNTKKRCRVCQQSKRQTKDESSCDFSKQVSNSIKLIESTILSLQLSSDISNPIKLESLEEAAATATATSTRNWAENSPNFLVPAQRNESPGYHYVHGLRIPSIRDHHGMNTADPSPKTSRNDSLTLPDKNLGMLVKRRPSMQSRLDCASTANSHNQNLMEPMLLDESFAKKPHVRQQQKMTIPYQQESDVSSSSLQGSDVQSAVSSPTSSYSSTSQPETETSHTTPETSPEESTSDSSVTSSQSYRNTGGSSRKMHRKNPDKATGRLRRLKNKLELIFHHHHHHHHHNHGENETNNAKDHRSSMWKHLGNIFHHKDKERMCEKQAVRKLKTLPVNKKQVGQFQALVKGMARHVKQSKKSKVAKGRIRSHHDNRHWWQLFHGGRRGVKLPNAGRIRLQVKGKKPQLRAPKIVK